The Verrucomicrobiia bacterium genome has a segment encoding these proteins:
- a CDS encoding VOC family protein, with the protein MKIEHAAFNVADPVAVADWYCKHCGLRVVRHVPHPTQTHFLADSSSSVIEIYCNPPDQVPDYHSMNPLTFHLALVSADPAKDSERLIAAGAKIVDEVRQADGSHLIMMRDPWGLSLQLCKRTTPLL; encoded by the coding sequence ATGAAAATTGAACACGCCGCATTCAATGTCGCTGACCCTGTCGCTGTGGCGGACTGGTATTGTAAACACTGCGGCTTGCGGGTTGTCCGCCACGTTCCGCATCCAACGCAAACCCATTTTCTGGCCGACTCCAGTTCGTCCGTGATCGAAATCTACTGTAATCCGCCCGATCAGGTTCCGGATTACCACAGTATGAATCCGCTCACGTTTCATCTCGCACTGGTGAGCGCCGATCCCGCAAAGGATTCCGAGCGGCTTATCGCGGCTGGCGCGAAGATCGTCGATGAAGTCCGTCAGGCCGACGGGTCGCACCTGATCATGATGCGCGATCCCTGGGGGCTGTCGCTGCAGTTGTGCAAGCGCACCACGCCTCTGCTTTGA
- a CDS encoding alpha-L-fucosidase, whose translation MACAFVIALSSCVTQPHLPPMPEVAAPRPQDSVPLGNARSFPEAKLDLDIASGPFAPSWESIETNYPGVPDWLREAKFGIWVHFGPQASGQSGDWYARNLYKQGHAAYQNHLKNFGHPSEVGYKEVLRAWNPTNLNPAALSQSYKEAGARFLIIQGVHHDNFDLWDSRHHPWNSTRLGPKRNLLAEWAKAARSEGMRYGVTFHHEYTWYWWQTAFGSDKDGPKAGVPYDAHLTLADGKGKWWEGLDPRLLYGIDLREYEGVARAAAGPWNVPASGIFTNHLRYAEWYATQWALRMMDVIDGYDPDFIYTDGTSTQPFSGSGTGSGYKCDAMQRVIAHFYNQALARRGKVDTFSIVKFRPKNNGTVNTEEHGIPAQIKTDQPWIAEAPVGDWYYSPGFTYDSGMVIRYVIEAVAKDGNAAVCVSLLPDGSLDEGSQRMLKEVGVWMRRNGEAIYGSRAWRVAGEGNTDGGRLKMLPGGKLGRRHAEFQFGPTDFRFTLGKDGAVYAFCMAVPEPGARLNIKTLGSNASQRVRSVKMLGHDGPLDWRQESDGLTVTCPPQMPFATSVVFRIEL comes from the coding sequence ATGGCTTGCGCATTCGTCATCGCCCTTTCCAGTTGCGTCACGCAACCCCACCTGCCGCCCATGCCCGAAGTCGCGGCACCGCGCCCGCAGGACAGCGTGCCCCTCGGCAACGCGAGGAGTTTCCCCGAAGCCAAACTGGATCTCGACATCGCAAGCGGGCCTTTCGCGCCTTCGTGGGAATCGATCGAAACCAATTATCCCGGCGTGCCGGATTGGCTGCGCGAGGCGAAGTTCGGCATCTGGGTTCATTTCGGTCCCCAGGCATCCGGGCAAAGCGGTGATTGGTACGCGCGCAATCTCTACAAACAGGGCCACGCCGCATACCAGAACCATTTGAAGAACTTTGGTCATCCGTCCGAGGTCGGTTACAAAGAGGTGCTGCGCGCATGGAATCCCACCAACTTGAATCCAGCAGCCCTGAGTCAATCCTACAAAGAAGCCGGCGCGCGTTTCCTGATCATCCAGGGAGTTCATCATGATAACTTCGACCTTTGGGATTCCAGGCATCATCCATGGAATTCAACCCGGCTCGGACCCAAACGCAATCTGCTGGCCGAATGGGCGAAAGCTGCGCGGTCAGAAGGCATGCGTTACGGTGTCACATTCCATCACGAATACACCTGGTATTGGTGGCAGACCGCGTTTGGCAGCGACAAGGACGGCCCGAAAGCCGGTGTGCCGTACGACGCCCACCTCACGCTCGCAGATGGCAAGGGGAAATGGTGGGAAGGGCTCGATCCTCGGCTTCTGTATGGCATTGATCTGCGGGAATACGAAGGCGTCGCGCGCGCGGCGGCAGGGCCGTGGAACGTGCCTGCGTCCGGGATCTTCACAAACCACCTGCGCTACGCCGAGTGGTATGCGACGCAATGGGCGTTGCGGATGATGGATGTGATTGACGGTTACGATCCGGATTTCATTTATACGGATGGCACCAGTACGCAGCCGTTTAGCGGGTCGGGCACGGGATCGGGTTATAAGTGCGATGCCATGCAACGCGTGATTGCACATTTCTATAACCAGGCTCTCGCGCGGCGCGGCAAGGTCGACACGTTCAGCATCGTGAAGTTCCGTCCAAAGAACAACGGCACGGTCAACACGGAAGAACATGGCATTCCCGCTCAGATCAAAACCGATCAGCCATGGATTGCTGAAGCGCCCGTCGGGGATTGGTATTACAGCCCGGGTTTTACATACGATTCCGGCATGGTGATCCGTTACGTTATCGAAGCCGTGGCCAAGGATGGGAATGCCGCCGTGTGTGTCTCGCTATTGCCCGATGGCTCGCTGGATGAGGGAAGCCAGCGGATGTTGAAGGAGGTGGGCGTTTGGATGCGAAGAAACGGCGAAGCCATTTATGGCAGCCGCGCATGGCGGGTGGCAGGCGAAGGCAACACGGACGGCGGCCGGTTGAAGATGCTTCCGGGCGGGAAGCTTGGACGAAGGCACGCGGAGTTTCAGTTCGGTCCAACGGATTTCCGATTCACGCTGGGGAAGGACGGCGCGGTGTATGCCTTTTGCATGGCCGTCCCAGAACCCGGTGCACGCTTGAACATCAAAACCCTTGGATCGAACGCGAGCCAGCGGGTTCGGTCAGTAAAGATGCTCGGGCACGATGGGCCACTGGATTGGCGTCAGGAATCGGACGGATTGACGGTGACCTGTCCGCCGCAAATGCCATTCGCGACGTCGGTGGTGTTCAGGATTGAACTGTGA
- a CDS encoding glycosyl hydrolase, protein MWNRKLADRKLLSSLVMVAGLAASGADRLESAFVNPPESARPQTWWHWMNGNVTREGITADLEAMKQIGLGAATIFNVDCSIPAGPVKFMSPEWREHFKFAVQEAERLDFKLGIMNCAGWSSSGGPWNTVTNAMQRLTSSEARIAGPHRFDAVLPLPPANLGYYHDIGVLAFKAPPVAAQSTGARAAKLEITRAVYEPDFGGVADVTSRLNEMVRDGRKSVGVNNIDLGGDPAPGAVKQLRVELSLDGQAASVTVGEGDTLVFPADTNELAAIRSIGKTSAYRTFVRPPPATVSFGNTAIPRDGILNLTTNMDADGRLRWDVPSGDWIVLRLGYTPIGVNNHPAPREGLGLECDKLTKTGLDAHWEGFMKKILDEIGSLAGKTLVSALVDSYEVGTQDWSPKFREEFQKRRGYDPLPFLPAFNRFVVESPAVTERFLWDMRKTVSDLFAENYFAHFADLCRQNGLISEIEPYTGPFESLISGAPADVVMGEFWTGSQGDPSVKMTASLAHIYGKSIVAAESFTGWPNDGRWQNDPYSLKPLGDLMFCQGINRFVFHRYAMQPWTNRWPGMTMGPFGINFEPTATWWNQGKAWIDYLSRCQFLLQQGRTVADAAYFVGESAPVVMRAGNPPLPAGYDYDAVNADVLLRGAAVLNGRLVLASGANYAVLILPPDDANMTPRMVRRLRDLIRAGLTVVGPRPQHSPSLDDYPRCDAQVKQIADEIWGPCDGKTVLENPLGKGRVVWGKSLEEILVSCKLKPDFEVSGGSAGTNLAYTHRVDGTAHIYFVSNQRRESSSADCTFRVNGKVPELWHPDTGRIETAAVWSENDGRTHVKLDFDPAGSVFVVFRQLATGADHLVEALPARWEPGVSAEGSLAVKAWTNGHVSMKTANGKVLHAEATNVPAPFEISGSWTLTFPPGWGAPPMITWDKLGSWTGRSEPGVRYFSGTATYENGFELSAAQRAGRRELWLNLGSVKNFAEVIVNGKELGVLWKPPFRVNITRAAKAGTNRIVLKVTNLWPNRIIGDEQLPGDAEWKGEELTAVPQWVVDGKPSPTGRLTFSTWRHYTKESPLLESGLLGPVAVETAEIIRVY, encoded by the coding sequence ATGTGGAACAGGAAATTGGCAGATCGGAAATTGCTTTCATCTCTTGTGATGGTTGCAGGCCTCGCCGCGTCCGGCGCGGACAGGCTCGAATCGGCATTCGTCAACCCGCCGGAATCCGCCAGGCCGCAAACCTGGTGGCATTGGATGAACGGCAATGTCACGCGCGAAGGCATCACCGCCGACCTCGAGGCGATGAAGCAGATCGGCCTCGGCGCCGCCACGATATTTAACGTCGACTGCAGCATCCCCGCAGGTCCGGTGAAGTTCATGAGTCCGGAATGGCGGGAGCATTTCAAGTTCGCCGTGCAGGAAGCCGAACGCCTGGATTTCAAACTCGGCATCATGAATTGCGCGGGCTGGTCCAGCAGCGGCGGACCCTGGAACACTGTGACGAACGCAATGCAGCGCCTGACTTCGAGCGAAGCCCGCATTGCCGGGCCGCATCGTTTCGACGCCGTTCTGCCTTTGCCCCCTGCCAACCTCGGCTATTACCACGACATCGGCGTGCTTGCCTTCAAAGCGCCCCCGGTCGCTGCACAATCCACCGGCGCCAGGGCAGCGAAACTGGAGATCACGCGTGCCGTGTATGAGCCGGATTTCGGAGGGGTTGCGGACGTCACCTCGCGGCTCAACGAGATGGTTCGGGACGGCCGGAAATCCGTCGGCGTTAATAACATCGACCTCGGCGGCGATCCCGCGCCGGGAGCCGTCAAGCAATTGCGCGTCGAACTCTCGCTCGATGGGCAGGCCGCCAGCGTCACCGTGGGCGAGGGCGACACGCTCGTCTTCCCCGCCGACACAAATGAGCTGGCTGCGATCCGCTCGATCGGCAAGACCTCCGCGTATCGCACATTTGTCCGACCGCCGCCCGCGACGGTCTCGTTTGGCAACACGGCAATTCCCCGCGACGGGATCCTGAATCTCACAACCAACATGGATGCTGACGGCCGCCTGCGATGGGATGTCCCGTCTGGCGATTGGATCGTTCTGCGACTCGGCTACACGCCCATCGGTGTGAACAATCACCCTGCGCCCAGAGAAGGCCTCGGGCTCGAATGCGATAAACTCACCAAGACCGGCCTCGATGCGCATTGGGAAGGTTTCATGAAGAAGATCCTCGACGAGATCGGATCCCTGGCTGGCAAGACGCTCGTGTCGGCATTGGTCGACAGTTATGAAGTGGGCACCCAGGATTGGAGCCCGAAATTTCGGGAGGAATTCCAAAAGCGCCGCGGGTATGATCCGCTTCCATTCCTGCCCGCGTTCAACCGATTCGTGGTGGAGAGTCCCGCGGTTACCGAACGATTTCTCTGGGACATGCGCAAAACGGTGTCGGATCTGTTTGCCGAAAATTATTTCGCGCACTTCGCTGACCTCTGCCGGCAAAATGGTTTGATCAGCGAAATCGAACCCTACACCGGGCCGTTTGAATCCCTGATTTCGGGAGCGCCCGCTGACGTTGTGATGGGTGAATTCTGGACGGGCAGCCAGGGCGATCCTTCGGTGAAGATGACCGCATCCCTGGCGCACATCTATGGGAAATCAATCGTTGCCGCGGAATCATTCACGGGATGGCCCAATGACGGGCGCTGGCAGAATGATCCTTACTCGCTGAAACCGCTGGGCGATCTGATGTTCTGCCAGGGGATAAATCGTTTTGTGTTTCATCGATACGCAATGCAGCCGTGGACGAACCGCTGGCCGGGGATGACGATGGGACCATTCGGCATCAACTTCGAACCCACTGCGACCTGGTGGAACCAGGGCAAGGCATGGATCGATTACCTCTCGCGCTGTCAGTTTCTGTTGCAACAGGGCCGCACTGTGGCAGACGCGGCGTATTTCGTGGGGGAGAGCGCTCCTGTCGTTATGCGCGCGGGCAACCCGCCGCTGCCCGCCGGTTACGACTATGACGCCGTGAACGCGGATGTATTGCTGCGCGGCGCGGCAGTCTTGAACGGCCGGCTGGTGCTCGCGAGTGGTGCAAACTATGCCGTTCTGATTCTTCCGCCCGATGACGCCAACATGACGCCCCGCATGGTGCGTCGCCTGCGTGATTTGATTCGTGCGGGTTTGACGGTGGTCGGCCCCCGTCCGCAGCATTCGCCCAGCCTCGACGATTATCCCCGTTGTGATGCACAGGTGAAACAAATCGCCGATGAAATATGGGGACCATGCGATGGCAAAACGGTGCTTGAGAACCCGTTGGGGAAAGGCCGCGTGGTGTGGGGAAAATCTCTCGAGGAGATTCTCGTTTCGTGCAAGCTCAAACCCGATTTTGAAGTGAGCGGCGGGTCAGCCGGCACGAACCTGGCGTATACGCATCGGGTCGATGGGACTGCCCATATTTATTTCGTATCGAACCAACGTCGCGAATCCAGTTCCGCCGATTGCACCTTCCGCGTCAACGGAAAGGTCCCCGAACTTTGGCATCCCGACACGGGTCGAATCGAAACAGCAGCCGTCTGGAGCGAGAACGATGGCCGCACGCACGTAAAACTCGACTTCGACCCGGCTGGATCCGTGTTCGTAGTCTTTCGACAGCTCGCAACGGGGGCGGATCATCTTGTCGAAGCGTTGCCAGCGCGATGGGAGCCGGGCGTATCAGCCGAAGGCTCGCTGGCGGTGAAAGCCTGGACGAACGGTCACGTCTCGATGAAAACCGCCAACGGCAAAGTGCTGCACGCCGAAGCCACGAACGTGCCTGCGCCGTTCGAGATCAGCGGGTCCTGGACTTTGACGTTCCCTCCTGGGTGGGGCGCTCCGCCGATGATCACATGGGACAAACTCGGCTCGTGGACCGGGCGCAGCGAACCTGGGGTGCGTTACTTTTCGGGAACCGCCACTTACGAGAATGGATTTGAACTCTCCGCCGCTCAACGTGCTGGGCGACGGGAGTTGTGGCTGAACCTCGGGAGCGTGAAAAACTTTGCCGAGGTAATCGTGAACGGGAAGGAGTTGGGTGTGCTGTGGAAGCCCCCATTCCGCGTCAACATCACGCGAGCCGCGAAGGCAGGCACAAACAGGATTGTGTTAAAGGTAACGAATCTGTGGCCCAACAGGATTATTGGCGACGAACAATTGCCGGGTGACGCTGAATGGAAAGGCGAAGAACTAACAGCCGTGCCGCAATGGGTGGTTGACGGAAAACCGAGCCCGACGGGCCGGCTGACCTTCAGCACCTGGCGTCACTACACCAAAGAATCTCCGTTGCTGGAATCCGGGCTGCTCGGCCCTGTCGCTGTGGAGACTGCCGAGATTATTCGCGTCTATTAA